A single window of Granulicella mallensis MP5ACTX8 DNA harbors:
- the agaR gene encoding transcriptional repressor AgaR has protein sequence MMMKKKAKAPMLIEERRQHILSLIQSEGRVLVDELSNNLDISKITIRKDLDYLEAKELLVRTHGGALPSHAGALSDPTIQEKEELYHDEKVKIAKAAAAMVSEGQCIILDSGTTTTEIARSLSSLRHLTVITNALNIAADLARSDFEIIMIGGTLRKNSLSVVGPLADDVLKEMHADIVFLGVDGFDLKTGLTTPNVLEARVNRAMVTAAEKVVVVCDSSKFNRRSLSLIVAASEIDHIVTDSQLPERDARAIREAGIELTIV, from the coding sequence ATGATGATGAAGAAAAAAGCGAAAGCGCCCATGCTCATCGAGGAGCGCCGGCAGCACATCCTTTCTTTGATCCAGAGTGAGGGTCGCGTGCTTGTCGATGAGCTGTCGAACAATCTTGATATTTCGAAGATCACGATTCGGAAAGACCTCGACTATCTCGAAGCGAAGGAACTGTTGGTCAGAACTCACGGTGGAGCCTTGCCGTCCCACGCTGGAGCCTTATCCGATCCAACGATCCAGGAAAAAGAAGAGCTTTACCACGATGAAAAGGTGAAGATTGCGAAGGCCGCAGCGGCGATGGTTTCCGAAGGCCAGTGCATCATTCTCGATTCAGGGACAACCACTACGGAGATAGCTCGTTCACTCTCTTCGCTGAGGCACCTTACGGTAATTACCAATGCGTTGAATATTGCTGCGGACCTGGCCAGGAGTGATTTCGAAATCATCATGATTGGTGGCACATTACGTAAGAATTCCTTATCGGTCGTAGGTCCTCTCGCGGACGACGTCCTGAAGGAGATGCATGCAGACATTGTGTTCCTCGGTGTTGACGGCTTCGACTTAAAGACCGGGCTCACAACGCCGAACGTTCTTGAGGCGCGCGTCAACCGTGCCATGGTGACAGCTGCGGAGAAGGTCGTGGTGGTCTGTGATTCCAGCAAGTTTAACCGGAGAAGCCTCTCCTTGATCGTGGCGGCTTCCGAGATCGATCACATTGTTACCGACAGTCAGCTTCCGGAAAGAGATGCAAGAGCGATTCGTGAAGCAGGTATCGAACTCACGATTGTGTAA
- a CDS encoding TonB-dependent receptor — MKHMKFSAECSQSVEAAAGTKIRKAFFLLILCFIALVSSAPLYGQAAGSFSGNVLDKSGSSVPGADVTVVSQAIGLTRVSKTDSAGHYLIPLLPFGTYTVRVDAAGFQSAVSKELQLQVQEARELDFSLSPATVNTTVVVTGDAVVVETGNSSLGQVITSQQVSQLPLNGRNFVQLATLTAGATAETNPNSFFVSGADSEVAARGPLSLSVGGSRPNSTDWILDGVDNNELTSGGIGIYSSIDDIQEFKVLTYTYSAEYGTRAGPTVLVTTKSGTNDIHGSLFEFVRNTDLDARNYFATTPTKFNLNQFGGSVGGPIRKDKTFLFVDGEQKYQREGITFTGLVPSLAMRSGDFSNDAYGRPATVNIAGVPQAVPGIVNPNMIGASTNPAIYPNVYFQCNASGAPLPVNPDGSQAQGIPCGKIPTGLINNIGQAMINLYPTPNANNPGQNYNYVNAPVRSLNETKFDTRLDQTFSSKDTAFARFSYDQATSYVPGGAPGFAEASAFGSNQRIANHARNVALSETHVFSPKMLNQASFGYNRIFDYILSQGTGTCASNTIVPGGIPGANLGCGSGSTCAAGAYSCGLTSTEMTNGGYWALGDRGYSPFQGGTNIYSFKDSFDLILHKHDLRMGLDFRANQMNVGSEAFGDGFWLIGNGGNFTATTAPSSLCTSSSTANCAIPGNSEADFLLGLSGGGIHDQTYDGAVTGRRWKIYRPFIADDWRVTPSLTLNLSLAWDMTTPITEEHGRMADYIPSTGQLLVANQNGVGASAGINMDWTALEPRIGAAWKVLGSEKTVLRAGYSLYHDSAWSQGAQGLWQNPPFLGESDRFTGAGCAFATSYCASPAGGSQTPTGYSLSDGFQLLPTPPTVSNYQGSFTYEPTNLKLGRVQQFNVNVERQLFGNLVLTAGYAGSRGTHILMLGNDLNTSSPSGCGTVTGYTLGCLPSGAPYIPPYNVPNFNAILLIGDVGKANYDSLQIKAETKTPKYGIYALVAYTYSRTYDNGLSDGLGSELSAPYFPLPNWQNLDWSLSQINLDNSLTASVIYDLPFGRGKQFGSNWNSVTNTFLGGIQVTLIERISSGFPVPLIDTSNNSGAFFENGGNSNNWNRPDQVAGCDPYKADHSKHQWLNQACFTSPVAGELGNAARVPVVGPDFVNTDFSLIKQFALPRKNMGLNFRAEFYNLFNHPQYGMPVNDISAGSALAAGASIPNTSPFGAVNSTVNNPRLVQLALKLSF, encoded by the coding sequence ATGAAGCATATGAAGTTTTCGGCAGAGTGTTCCCAATCGGTAGAAGCCGCTGCCGGCACAAAGATCCGCAAAGCCTTTTTCCTCCTCATCCTCTGCTTCATCGCGCTGGTGAGCTCGGCCCCGTTATATGGGCAAGCTGCTGGAAGTTTCTCCGGGAATGTTCTCGACAAATCCGGATCGAGTGTCCCCGGGGCTGACGTCACCGTGGTCTCTCAGGCTATCGGCCTCACTCGTGTGAGCAAGACGGACAGTGCCGGACACTATCTGATTCCACTGCTCCCCTTCGGAACCTATACCGTACGCGTCGACGCGGCCGGTTTTCAAAGCGCTGTCTCCAAAGAGCTGCAACTCCAGGTCCAGGAAGCCCGCGAACTGGATTTTTCGCTCTCACCCGCTACTGTGAACACCACGGTGGTCGTCACCGGTGACGCGGTCGTTGTCGAGACCGGCAATTCCTCTCTTGGTCAGGTCATCACGTCGCAGCAGGTATCGCAGCTTCCCCTGAATGGCCGCAATTTTGTTCAACTGGCCACACTCACCGCTGGCGCTACGGCAGAAACGAACCCCAACAGCTTCTTCGTGTCTGGCGCTGACAGTGAAGTGGCGGCACGCGGTCCCCTTTCTTTGTCGGTGGGTGGCTCGCGCCCCAACAGCACCGACTGGATACTGGATGGTGTAGATAACAATGAGCTCACCTCAGGCGGTATCGGCATCTACTCCTCGATCGACGACATCCAGGAGTTCAAGGTTCTGACCTACACCTACTCAGCCGAGTATGGTACCCGGGCGGGCCCGACCGTACTGGTCACCACGAAGTCCGGTACCAATGACATTCACGGGTCGCTCTTCGAATTTGTGCGCAATACCGACCTCGACGCCAGGAACTACTTTGCAACCACTCCCACTAAGTTCAACCTGAACCAATTCGGCGGCTCAGTCGGTGGCCCCATTCGCAAGGACAAGACCTTTCTCTTCGTGGATGGCGAACAAAAATATCAGCGGGAGGGCATTACCTTTACAGGCCTGGTGCCTTCGCTGGCTATGCGCTCCGGTGATTTCTCCAACGACGCTTATGGCCGTCCCGCCACCGTCAACATAGCCGGGGTACCACAAGCGGTCCCTGGAATCGTCAATCCGAATATGATAGGCGCGTCCACGAATCCAGCCATATACCCCAACGTTTATTTCCAGTGCAACGCGTCTGGGGCTCCGTTACCTGTCAATCCCGATGGAAGCCAGGCCCAAGGCATTCCCTGTGGCAAGATTCCAACCGGCCTGATCAACAATATCGGGCAGGCGATGATCAACCTGTACCCCACACCGAACGCCAATAATCCCGGTCAGAACTACAACTATGTCAACGCGCCTGTGCGCAGCCTGAACGAAACCAAGTTCGATACACGTTTGGACCAGACGTTTTCCAGCAAAGATACGGCTTTTGCTCGTTTCAGCTACGATCAGGCCACGTCCTATGTGCCGGGTGGCGCTCCGGGATTTGCTGAGGCTAGCGCCTTCGGCAGCAATCAGCGGATCGCCAATCACGCACGTAACGTCGCTCTCAGCGAAACCCATGTGTTCTCGCCTAAGATGCTCAACCAGGCTAGTTTTGGTTACAATCGCATCTTCGACTACATTTTGTCGCAAGGCACGGGGACGTGTGCTTCAAACACGATCGTTCCCGGTGGGATTCCTGGTGCCAATCTTGGATGTGGCAGCGGCTCTACCTGCGCTGCCGGCGCTTACAGCTGCGGGCTGACCTCGACAGAAATGACAAACGGCGGCTATTGGGCCCTTGGCGATCGCGGCTACTCTCCGTTCCAGGGTGGAACGAACATCTACTCTTTCAAAGATTCCTTTGATCTCATCCTGCACAAACATGACCTCAGAATGGGACTCGACTTCCGAGCCAATCAGATGAACGTGGGCTCGGAGGCCTTTGGGGATGGCTTCTGGCTTATCGGCAACGGCGGTAACTTCACTGCTACCACCGCGCCTTCAAGCCTGTGTACTTCCTCGAGCACTGCTAATTGTGCCATCCCCGGCAATTCGGAGGCCGATTTCCTGCTCGGCCTCTCAGGCGGGGGAATTCATGACCAGACCTACGATGGCGCTGTCACAGGCCGCCGCTGGAAGATCTATCGCCCCTTCATCGCGGATGATTGGAGAGTTACACCCTCTCTCACGCTCAACCTCAGCCTGGCCTGGGACATGACGACTCCGATTACCGAAGAGCATGGGCGCATGGCTGACTACATCCCCTCTACTGGCCAACTACTCGTCGCCAATCAAAACGGTGTAGGCGCGTCAGCGGGCATCAACATGGACTGGACAGCCCTCGAGCCCCGCATCGGTGCTGCCTGGAAAGTTTTGGGCAGTGAGAAGACGGTGCTCCGCGCCGGCTACTCGCTCTACCACGACTCTGCATGGAGCCAGGGCGCACAAGGCCTGTGGCAGAACCCGCCCTTCCTGGGTGAATCCGACCGCTTCACCGGAGCCGGCTGCGCCTTTGCAACCTCCTACTGCGCCTCTCCGGCAGGAGGAAGCCAGACGCCCACTGGATACAGTCTCTCCGACGGATTTCAACTTCTTCCAACGCCGCCCACTGTCTCTAACTATCAGGGTTCGTTCACCTATGAACCCACGAACCTCAAACTGGGCCGGGTCCAGCAATTCAACGTGAACGTCGAACGCCAGTTGTTCGGCAACCTTGTGCTGACTGCCGGCTATGCCGGTTCCCGCGGGACCCACATCCTGATGCTCGGCAACGATCTCAACACATCAAGTCCGTCCGGATGCGGCACGGTGACCGGCTACACGCTCGGCTGCCTTCCCAGCGGAGCTCCTTATATTCCCCCCTACAACGTGCCGAATTTCAACGCGATTTTGCTAATAGGCGATGTGGGTAAGGCCAACTATGACTCGCTTCAGATCAAGGCGGAGACCAAGACGCCGAAGTACGGCATCTACGCCCTGGTGGCCTACACTTACTCCCGCACCTATGACAACGGGTTGAGCGACGGCCTGGGTTCTGAACTGAGCGCTCCCTACTTTCCTCTTCCGAACTGGCAAAACCTGGACTGGTCCCTATCGCAGATCAATCTGGATAACAGCCTCACGGCCAGTGTCATTTATGATCTGCCCTTCGGTCGTGGCAAGCAGTTCGGCAGCAATTGGAACAGCGTGACCAATACCTTTTTGGGCGGCATCCAGGTGACGCTTATCGAAAGAATCTCTTCGGGATTCCCCGTCCCCTTGATCGACACCTCTAACAACTCAGGTGCTTTCTTCGAAAATGGTGGTAATAGCAACAACTGGAACCGTCCTGACCAGGTGGCCGGTTGCGATCCCTACAAAGCAGACCACAGCAAGCATCAGTGGCTCAACCAAGCCTGCTTTACTTCTCCCGTTGCTGGCGAGCTGGGGAATGCTGCACGAGTTCCGGTTGTAGGACCGGATTTCGTCAACACGGACTTCTCCCTCATCAAGCAGTTCGCGCTGCCTCGCAAAAATATGGGTCTGAACTTCCGAGCCGAGTTCTACAACCTCTTCAACCATCCGCAGTATGGAATGCCGGTAAACGATATCAGCGCTGGTTCGGCTTTAGCCGCTGGTGCTTCGATACCCAATACTTCTCCGTTCGGCGCGGTCAACTCCACCGTCAACAATCCTCGCCTTGTGCAACTAGCTCTCAAACTATCGTTCTAA
- a CDS encoding phytoene/squalene synthase family protein, whose protein sequence is MSNPARAVLLGPLLKSVSRSFYITLRVLPAGMRDPIGLAYLLARAADTIADTSLIPPGQRMELLLSLRNQVNGTSDEAALRRMSAEVGSQQADSDEKVLLESLGAALTVLSQLSQSDREAVRDIVTTLTTGMEFDLRTFPDEASGRIVALREFSELDQYTYMVAGCVGEFWTKMTFMHVPGTFAGNPEVVLSRGIRFGKALQMTNVLRDCGKDLRIGRCYLPSTMLDRFGLSPQDLLLPETSLPARPLLFELVEKALENFREAIEYTLCLPAFAVRLRLACLWPILIGLETLLLLVSNDHWLDPAKVSKIRRGDVYQIMAASVPLVASNRLLRLWMERRIGSIEARMKG, encoded by the coding sequence ATGTCTAACCCAGCTCGTGCCGTGCTTCTCGGCCCCCTCCTGAAAAGTGTCTCGCGATCTTTCTACATCACCCTGCGCGTGCTTCCCGCAGGAATGCGTGATCCGATTGGCCTTGCGTATCTCCTGGCACGAGCCGCGGACACCATTGCCGATACCTCACTGATTCCTCCGGGACAGCGAATGGAGCTACTCTTGTCCCTTCGCAATCAAGTGAACGGCACGTCCGACGAAGCAGCGCTCAGGCGTATGTCGGCGGAGGTTGGCTCTCAACAAGCAGATTCAGATGAAAAGGTCCTGCTCGAGTCGCTTGGAGCAGCACTGACGGTGCTCTCTCAATTGAGTCAGTCCGATCGAGAAGCCGTGCGCGATATCGTCACCACTCTTACAACGGGGATGGAGTTCGACCTGCGTACTTTTCCTGATGAGGCGTCAGGGCGGATCGTCGCACTTCGGGAGTTCTCCGAACTGGATCAATACACCTATATGGTGGCCGGATGCGTGGGGGAATTTTGGACGAAGATGACCTTTATGCATGTGCCTGGCACGTTTGCCGGCAACCCTGAGGTCGTGTTGAGCCGGGGGATTCGTTTCGGAAAAGCGTTACAGATGACGAATGTTCTCAGAGACTGCGGCAAAGATCTACGGATCGGACGCTGCTACCTGCCATCCACGATGCTCGATCGATTTGGCTTAAGTCCACAAGACCTTCTGTTACCAGAAACATCTCTGCCCGCACGGCCGCTCTTATTCGAGCTCGTGGAAAAGGCCCTCGAGAACTTTCGAGAAGCGATCGAATACACGCTCTGCCTTCCAGCATTCGCGGTACGGCTACGGTTGGCCTGTTTGTGGCCAATCCTTATTGGGTTAGAGACCCTGTTGCTGCTTGTGTCCAACGATCACTGGCTGGACCCGGCAAAGGTTTCAAAGATCCGGCGGGGTGACGTGTACCAAATCATGGCGGCCTCGGTGCCTTTGGTGGCATCCAACCGACTCCTGCGTCTCTGGATGGAACGGCGGATAGGGAGCATCGAAGCCCGGATGAAAGGCTGA
- a CDS encoding TonB-dependent receptor, translating to MFSQAGVASLSGRVTDPSGAIVAGAEVTETNIDTQVSRTKATDRSGYYTFVGLPVGHYRVSANQSGFQEQEVSLMLDPSEDGRQDFRLKVAGGTTQLDVTVEEPQLSRDDASIGTVIDNQTIVGTPLYQRNWDDLIRLAPGVQMQRFTQQSGSSVSGSTGLFVIHGIGDEQNDYILDGIDNNTFSENLQELSASAARPSVDVISEFKLISNAYTAVYGRSPGGQVDVSTKGGTNQYHGLLFEYLRNKIFDSNDYFSHQENIAKPELNQNQFGGSLGAPIIKDKLFGFFNYEGTRIAQGVNRISTVPLANERAGVFTSAAAAAAGAPNVTYATLYNPSTGKPFLNNTIPSGAFDPFGSKILNAFPLPNLPGDFNNYARTAPIIDNTDSYDARVDWNPSSKDLVFVRYTGSNRIRDVGGNFGGIADGSSTSSWGNSTLKSWSIALGWTRTLSPALTNDFRFGFVRNFSQDKQQPFGLNSPDAYIPGVPNNPATAGGIGITEYVSDNNATIGSPAFLPKQQVPQQFQYTDTVSWTKGKHFFRFGGDLRAPMRNIYQDEDYMNGGLAFAGIFSAESATPGNGSAYADGLLGLVYEGGLSNVYFVDQRLWMISAFAQDDWKVTPKLTFNLGLRYDFATPPYSAKNQLANFDPAGAGSLLFASAGSLSQRSLVQVNNHDFAPRLGVAYSLDDKTVIRGGYGIYYLLFKRAGSEDQLALNPPDLIESTAYPNLTKFQPAFLLQQGFPADTLSPANLNYSLLHIHAMEQASPTPYSQEWSFGFQRQLPGKVVLTTDYVGTKSSHLDVIQDLNQYIRGTTTLPYPNFGYLEYSRANGVGNYNGLEVSAQRRYSSGLSLEVAYTWSKNTGTTYQQTFTNALSGSDVPQRLVASYLYELPFGHGKPFLSRGVGSQLLGGWRTSGIYTYSAGLPFTVTSGGNLSDLVDTNGNATSLPNLIGKPKIVGSPNCWFYTPTAACQALSPNTSAAWSLPSSSDPYGDGGTNTLRGPHTNVFDFSLTRDFALYRETKLQFRWEVFNLTNTVLFAQPDSALTDSGVGTITSLAGDPRFMQFALRLSF from the coding sequence ATGTTTTCACAGGCAGGTGTAGCGTCTCTCTCGGGGCGAGTCACGGATCCTTCCGGGGCAATCGTGGCCGGCGCAGAGGTCACGGAAACCAACATCGATACACAGGTATCTCGTACCAAAGCGACAGACCGCTCGGGCTACTACACCTTTGTAGGACTTCCGGTGGGGCATTATCGAGTTTCCGCCAATCAATCGGGATTTCAGGAGCAGGAAGTCTCACTGATGCTTGATCCTTCGGAGGACGGCCGACAGGACTTTCGTCTTAAAGTAGCGGGCGGAACAACCCAGTTAGATGTCACCGTGGAAGAGCCACAACTATCCCGCGATGATGCTTCGATCGGCACGGTTATCGATAACCAGACAATTGTGGGGACTCCGCTCTATCAACGCAACTGGGATGACTTGATTCGTCTGGCACCAGGTGTCCAGATGCAGCGCTTCACTCAGCAGAGCGGGAGCAGCGTATCCGGCAGCACCGGTCTCTTCGTCATCCATGGCATCGGGGATGAGCAGAACGATTACATCCTTGACGGCATCGACAACAATACATTCTCCGAGAATCTGCAGGAACTTTCTGCATCGGCGGCACGCCCTTCGGTGGACGTAATCAGTGAGTTCAAGCTCATCAGCAACGCCTATACAGCGGTCTACGGTCGCAGCCCCGGTGGCCAGGTGGACGTATCGACCAAGGGTGGAACGAACCAATATCATGGCCTTCTCTTCGAATATCTGCGCAACAAGATCTTCGATTCGAACGACTACTTCAGCCACCAGGAAAATATCGCAAAGCCTGAACTGAACCAGAACCAGTTCGGCGGGTCCCTCGGTGCACCCATCATCAAGGACAAGCTCTTCGGGTTCTTCAATTACGAAGGCACCCGCATCGCCCAGGGTGTGAATCGTATCTCCACCGTTCCGCTCGCGAATGAGCGCGCCGGCGTCTTCACCAGTGCAGCTGCCGCGGCTGCGGGTGCCCCCAACGTCACCTATGCGACTTTGTACAATCCTTCCACTGGCAAACCCTTCCTGAATAACACGATTCCATCCGGAGCCTTCGATCCTTTTGGTTCAAAGATCCTCAACGCCTTCCCGCTCCCGAATCTGCCCGGTGACTTCAATAATTATGCGCGAACAGCTCCGATCATCGATAACACGGATAGCTATGACGCGCGAGTGGACTGGAACCCGAGCAGCAAGGATCTTGTTTTCGTCCGCTACACGGGTTCCAACCGAATCCGCGATGTCGGTGGAAATTTTGGCGGTATCGCAGACGGCAGTTCCACATCCTCGTGGGGCAACTCGACTCTGAAGTCGTGGTCGATAGCGCTGGGTTGGACCCGTACCCTCAGCCCCGCGCTTACCAACGATTTCCGCTTCGGATTCGTCCGGAACTTCTCTCAAGACAAGCAGCAGCCCTTCGGGCTGAACAGCCCTGACGCGTATATTCCGGGAGTTCCAAACAATCCGGCTACCGCAGGCGGTATTGGCATCACCGAATATGTTTCGGACAACAATGCCACCATCGGATCTCCAGCCTTTTTGCCCAAGCAACAGGTCCCGCAGCAATTTCAGTACACAGACACAGTCTCCTGGACCAAAGGGAAACACTTCTTCCGCTTCGGCGGAGATCTGCGCGCGCCCATGCGTAATATCTATCAGGATGAGGATTACATGAACGGAGGCCTGGCCTTCGCTGGTATCTTCTCAGCCGAAAGCGCTACTCCTGGAAATGGTTCGGCCTATGCCGACGGGCTGCTTGGACTGGTCTACGAAGGCGGCCTCTCCAACGTCTACTTCGTCGATCAGCGCCTCTGGATGATTTCGGCTTTCGCGCAAGACGATTGGAAGGTTACGCCGAAACTGACGTTCAACCTTGGTCTGCGCTATGACTTCGCCACACCGCCTTATTCAGCGAAGAACCAGTTGGCTAACTTCGATCCCGCAGGTGCCGGATCGCTGCTCTTCGCTTCCGCTGGATCTCTGTCCCAACGCTCATTGGTCCAGGTAAACAATCACGACTTTGCTCCGCGCCTTGGCGTAGCCTATTCCCTCGACGATAAGACCGTAATTCGCGGTGGATACGGCATCTACTATCTCCTGTTCAAACGTGCTGGCAGCGAAGACCAACTGGCTCTCAACCCGCCGGATCTCATCGAATCCACCGCGTATCCGAATTTGACCAAGTTCCAGCCGGCTTTCCTCCTCCAGCAGGGATTTCCTGCCGATACTCTCAGTCCGGCCAATCTTAACTATTCGCTGCTCCATATCCATGCGATGGAGCAAGCTTCACCCACCCCTTATTCCCAGGAGTGGAGCTTCGGCTTCCAGCGTCAACTGCCTGGAAAGGTGGTATTAACTACTGACTACGTGGGCACTAAATCGTCACACCTCGATGTGATCCAGGACCTCAACCAATACATCCGCGGGACAACAACCTTGCCGTATCCGAACTTCGGATACCTGGAATATTCTCGAGCCAACGGCGTCGGGAATTACAACGGTCTTGAGGTGTCTGCGCAGCGGCGCTACTCGAGTGGCTTGTCGCTTGAAGTGGCCTATACCTGGTCGAAGAACACAGGCACCACCTACCAGCAGACATTCACGAATGCATTGAGCGGTTCCGATGTGCCGCAGCGTCTTGTCGCGTCTTACCTCTATGAGTTGCCCTTTGGTCACGGTAAGCCGTTCCTTTCACGTGGTGTGGGATCTCAACTGCTTGGAGGCTGGAGGACGTCCGGTATCTATACCTATTCAGCAGGTCTTCCTTTTACCGTTACCTCAGGGGGAAATCTCTCGGACCTCGTCGACACGAATGGCAATGCGACATCGCTTCCAAATCTCATCGGCAAACCGAAGATCGTTGGAAGCCCGAATTGCTGGTTCTACACTCCGACTGCGGCCTGCCAGGCGCTCTCTCCAAACACCTCCGCAGCATGGTCCTTGCCCTCAAGCTCCGACCCCTACGGCGATGGAGGCACTAATACTCTACGTGGACCCCATACGAACGTCTTTGATTTCTCTCTGACGCGCGATTTCGCTCTCTATCGAGAGACGAAGCTCCAGTTCCGTTGGGAGGTCTTCAATCTCACGAATACCGTGTTGTTCGCGCAGCCTGATTCCGCCTTAACTGACAGTGGCGTCGGCACGATTACGTCGCTCGCAGGCGATCCACGCTTCATGCAGTTCGCTCTGCGGTTGTCCTTCTAG
- a CDS encoding YdcF family protein, giving the protein MHLRHLQICFLALAIFTPHSFAEGSPTRKPLTLHAAIQDKNFYLLSLFQANPKLSGALASDKTLSQINSTRQQRLRQALQTCQQKPECTFQALVWNDEEIHTVSLALAQIYRSNRQVRKILDEELRASGAYELYQAREGEGLLVSAWELCARGLNEVLTVYGEGVRPRYPRIDSISFDVHSADFQQRTASLTEQLSNETPKLFFESSLTTALQLLAMNHRDEAGRFEPMEESVNRAAVQALRSIHWDKYPYSVIVVPGEGPEDPNVSLAEIGRKRTALAAEAYHAGKAPFILVSGGYVHPSQTRFSEAIEMKKALLSDYHVPEEAILVDPHARHTTTNMRNAAREIYRYNIPIDKQALVVSDPLQITYIQGQSFADRCRSELGYVPYQIITRSSDTSIVFLPEVESLEQNPMDPLDP; this is encoded by the coding sequence ATGCATCTGCGTCATCTTCAGATTTGTTTTCTCGCCCTGGCGATTTTCACTCCCCACAGCTTCGCGGAAGGCTCTCCAACAAGAAAGCCGTTGACTCTGCATGCCGCCATCCAGGACAAGAACTTCTACCTTCTGTCACTTTTTCAGGCGAACCCGAAACTTAGCGGCGCATTAGCGTCAGACAAAACGCTCAGCCAGATCAATTCGACGCGACAACAGCGTCTCAGGCAAGCGCTGCAAACTTGCCAACAGAAGCCAGAGTGTACGTTCCAGGCTCTTGTCTGGAATGACGAGGAGATTCACACCGTTTCACTGGCTCTTGCCCAGATTTATCGCAGCAACCGGCAGGTCCGAAAGATTCTTGACGAAGAACTGCGAGCGAGCGGTGCCTATGAACTCTACCAGGCGCGAGAGGGAGAAGGCCTTCTTGTGAGCGCGTGGGAACTCTGCGCTCGTGGACTCAATGAGGTGCTCACCGTTTACGGAGAGGGCGTTCGTCCTCGTTATCCAAGAATCGATTCCATCTCTTTTGATGTACATTCGGCTGATTTCCAGCAGCGTACAGCCTCTCTAACAGAGCAGTTATCGAACGAAACGCCGAAGCTCTTCTTTGAGTCCTCTCTCACAACTGCACTGCAATTGCTCGCTATGAACCATCGCGATGAGGCAGGTCGCTTTGAACCTATGGAAGAAAGCGTCAATCGCGCAGCGGTGCAGGCTCTCCGATCAATTCACTGGGACAAGTACCCCTACTCGGTCATTGTCGTACCCGGCGAAGGACCGGAAGATCCCAACGTTTCCCTCGCTGAGATTGGCCGTAAGCGGACTGCTTTGGCCGCCGAGGCGTATCACGCGGGCAAAGCCCCTTTCATCCTCGTCTCGGGGGGCTACGTTCATCCTTCCCAGACACGTTTCTCAGAGGCTATCGAGATGAAGAAAGCTCTTCTGAGCGACTACCATGTGCCAGAAGAAGCGATTCTTGTAGATCCGCACGCCCGGCACACCACGACGAATATGCGCAATGCCGCGCGTGAAATCTACCGATACAACATTCCGATAGACAAGCAAGCCCTTGTCGTCAGCGATCCCTTACAAATCACCTATATCCAGGGTCAATCATTCGCTGATCGTTGCCGCTCCGAATTAGGCTATGTGCCGTATCAAATCATCACACGGTCCTCGGATACCAGCATTGTCTTCCTGCCAGAGGTTGAGTCGCTGGAACAAAACCCTATGGACCCACTTGACCCATAG